A window of Schistocerca serialis cubense isolate TAMUIC-IGC-003099 chromosome 1, iqSchSeri2.2, whole genome shotgun sequence genomic DNA:
CCTAGGCTTTTTTTTTAAGAACTTTCATTCTTTGCAGGTCTACGATAATTGTTGTATAACCATCATAGAGCTAAGGTCCCACTATGCACTGGGTGCGCAAACTTGAGACGAAGCATAGCACAGTTTTGTATGAGAATGCTCtggcaaaacaaaacacacacagagGAACGTCCGCACTGCGGGTGGGCCCATCATCTGTTGTTCATTGACGCATGACACTGCAAAACCTTCAAATGTTTGGATTTTCCGAGTCAGTTGGCGCGACACAGTGATGGACTACGAGAAGCTAATGAGCCTGGCAAAGCACAAAGATGCCTGTGGGACCAAAAGACGCCTCACAGTGACCAATGAAGACGGTATTATACTTGTGGTTTTTCCTTATTTGGCCCAAATTCCTAAAAGCGTTTTGCGTTATATTTAAAGAATTATTATAATAACAATTCTTACTGGTATTGAGGGACAGCTGTAGTATGGCGGATTCTCTGCCTCTTTCCTGTAAAATAACCTAAGTAAAATTTAAGTGAGTCAGGAGATGAGTCGTGGTTGTGTCACAGGCTAAACATGAAGGCAAATTTACAGGTGGAACGTCATTGCCACTTAAGGACCTTAAACCACTTCTGATATAATTTGACAGGTTTATGTTAAATCCCATTTGTTCCTAGACCGTCAAACTCGTGAGGAATTTTGTAATGATAAAAATGACAAGTAAAATAAACTGCCACGAAAAACGGTAAGTTTTGAATGACGAATAGTTCGCGAGATCGTTGTGAAAAAATCACAGTTATGTCAATAACGCAAGTACCAGATATCACAACGGTAGTATAATTTTTTTGCAGTTGCTAAATGAAGGAAAGATGACGAAGTTATGGGAAAATGAAAAACATGTAATAATAATACATCTGACAGAAAACGGGGACATCTAAACGATGGCCTTTCTTCACTCAGTTGATCTTCCTGAAGGATACCATCAGTACAAAAAACATCTGAAGCAACACTGATAATGAAACGCAAAGTAATGCTGCTGATGACGAAGATACAAGCGATAATGAGGCTGAACCGAACAAAACCTGTCATACTGAAGAGCAGTTTACCAATAATGGAGATAATTTAGATGATATCCAGAGACAAGGAGCACAACCTGAAACCCAAACAAAGCCTACAATGCAAGACAAATGTTTCAAGCGCCTACGCAGAAATAAGAGTCAGAAGACAAATTATGATGAGAAACTACGAGAGCATGTGAAAAGTAAGGCCTCCCAATTTTTCACGTTGATGCTCTTCGAGCTTCTTAAATTAAACAGCCTTTAGTGTTATTCATGActacataattatttctcaacatagccaccctggcgacgaacacatttctcccaacgagagaccagtttgttgatatggtcactgtagaatgtttgactctgttgaatTAGCCATGACCTCACCTCTGCTAGCACCGATTCATCAATATCAAAGTCAAGGCCTCGAAGGTGTAGTTTTTAAGTTTTggtaacagatggaaatcggatggtgTCAGGtaaggactgtacggaggatgatcgatgacaatgattACAGCAGATGTCGCGGTACTCGTATGTGGTGAACGGTTGGAAACTTGATTAAGgccgctgtttcccacgcacctcGTAGTTGGTAAACACACCATCATATTACACACTGCAATTTGGTGTCCTCTAGGGTTGAAACTTGCGTCGGTGGTTCGGGaaatcgaccgagtaatatgcataccatttaatacctcaaccgatattgagaacagagtaaaattttaggaggcattactttccagcatgttctcattcttgaaactgaaaagaagttttccttttttcaaaaaaagCGAAGATACGTTTCTCAATTTTAGATGAGTTTGTTACATCTGTCTGAGCTTCCTCCACATACGAAGTTGAGCATACATGCAGAATTAGTGAGGGTCCTCATAAGGGAACAAGAGCAGTGGATCTATCTTCAATAATACTGAAGTTCACCACCTCAAACTTTGTCTTCTGGATACACCACTACAAACGACCTCAGTAGTACATTGCAGATTTTTGCTACAGTGAATTTAATCCTCAGTAAACGTGTCGCTTTTTACAAATTCGGTTTTACATTACTTTTGAACGACTTCTTTGTAAACACTTTTGTTTTTACAAGCTGAACTGCAATAATCTTCGTAATGTAGGCTTACTCGTTAAGGATGAATGACGCTGTCGGATTTATCGTTTACAGATCTCTTAAACGAATGTTCATATAGTCGGATATTATTTGTGTTGAACATAAGTCGTCGATTTACCTCTCTGTACTTATTAGTTGAAGATCTTTCTACCAAAACAAATCAGAGAAACACTTCGATAATACTACGATTACTTCATTAAAATGATTTTCACGTGTTGCGTGTATAGTTGTTTAgttaaacatttcttttattttcagcacTCCGTGCTGTTGTCGTAATTGGGCGCATTCTAAACGAAAACGTCGCAGTTTAAAATTCCTCCGACGTCAGGTCACAGGCGGTGCCATCACAAGGTACAATGTTTACATAAAACACACGTATTTACCTTTGGGGAACCTTAAGGTTATTTTCCGTTTTACACGTGTAAATGAGTACGAAGTTGGCAGGTTGTCACTTTCAAAGAAATAAAAGGCAGCAATAGCttccaaaattacaaaaaatataccAATTTAAGGCATGGGCTGCTGCTGTAATTCGTCTGCAAGAATGATTTACAATTTACCCAATAGCAGAGCGCGTTTGAAATCAGCTAGCGCAGCGACCAATCAGAAGTTCCAATGCATGCTTCACTACGGAGTTTACATATCTAAAATCTGACGCAGCTGTGACTTTAACTTCGGAGCTGGACAGCTTCATACATTTCAGACGCGGCCAAAGTTCGCGATTTCGTTTTTTACTTTGCTGAATTCTATCGAGCGACAACAAAATGGTAAGTTACTTCTTAACATTGATTTCATTAACTCGGGCCAAATTTTGTGAAATAGGCAATGAAGTTGAGGGACTTGATTTTGTTAAAGTTTACACCGGAATGTTCGTAGTTTGATGTTAAGGTGTTAAAGACTGTTAACGGGAAGAAcatgaatgatcatataaactttTTGCGATTAGTTGTGAGAATAGCTTTTGGATCAGATGAAGCACGAAGCGTTTCAGTATTGTTTTCTGTATCTGAAATTACAAATTTGGCCGGCCCCAGTAcacaaaatgaaatgcatttaccGCGCAATTTTTGGTACGTAAGTCTTAATTCCCACAAGAGCATAACTTAAGCAGAATTAAATTTCACGTTTGTGGTCAGCCGAAATTAATTATTCCCATCcgatctaaatttaaaacaaaatcgaACGACATTAATGGCTGAGAGTTGATGATTTGAAATGATTCATCGTCCAGCTTCGATATTTCGATGAAGTTCCGGCTGACATTTTATCATTTTTCATAGTTAAATTCACTTCTGTTGGGACAGTTAAGCGTTGTGGTTTCGATCGCGATTTGCTTAGCCAGAGATGCTACATTTAACAACGAACCCTCTTGTATTGACTCACAAACTTCACGCGGATACACATTTCTTCAGGACAGTATTAGGAAACAATTCTAGTATTTTGAATAAGCCACAAAATCTTTACTCTTAATGTTTGACGATATGgtcatttaatatatttttttcagcGTGAATGTATCTCAATCCACGTTGGCCAAGCGGGAACCCAGATTGGTAACGCATGTTGGGAACTGTACTGTCTTGAGCATGGTATCCAGCCCGATGGACAGATGCCATCAGATAAAACTATAGGAGGCGGCGATGACAGCTTTAACACATTTTTCAGCGAAACCGGCGCTGGGAAGCACGTACCCCGTGCTGTATTTGTTGACTTAGAACCGACTGTTGTTGGTAAGTTAGGCAGCATACGCTGTTTCTACTCCGTGGTGTACGCCTATAAATTATTTCAGTGGTAAACTACAGTTATTATCTGAAGTTTTACGTTTTTCATTTTGCAGATGAGGTGCGTACAGGCACCTACAGGCAGCTCTTCCATCCAGAGCAGTTGATTACAGGTAAGGAAGATGCTGCAAACAACTATGCCCGTGGGCATTACACAATTGGAAAGGAAATAGTGGACCTTGTACTGGACCGCATTCGCAAGCTTGCTGACCAATGTACTGGGCTTCAAGGATTCTTGATCTTTCACTGCTTTGGAGGTGGCACTGGTTCAGGCTTTACTTCACTCTTGATGGAACGTCTGTCTGTGGATTATGGCAAAAAGAGCAAACTGGAATTTGCAATTTACCCAGCTCCTCAGGTAAGAACGTTTCGTCAAAACTGAAGCTTGTCATTAAGAGATTTCGCGAAATATGTAGTTTTCTGTGACTAAGTCATAATTGTGTTCTTCAGGTATCAACAGCAGTTGTAGAGCCGTACAATTCCATCCTAACCACTCACACCACCTTGGAACATTCAGACTGTGCTTTCATGAGCGATAATGAAGCTATCTACGACATTTGCCGCCGTAACTTAGACATTGAACGCCCAACGTACACCAATCTGAACAGGCTAATTGGCCAGATTGTATCCTCAATCACGGCATCTCTTCGCTTTGATGGAGCTCTTAATGTGGATCTGACAGAATTCCAGACCAACTTGGTGCCCTACCCTCGTATCCATTTCCCACTTGTTACTTATGCCCCTGTCATATCAGCAGAGAAGGCTTACCATGAACAACTGTCTGTGGCAGAAATAACAAACGCCTGTTTTGAACCTGCCAACCAGATGGTGAAATGTGATCCTAGGCATGGAAAGTACATGGCATGCTGTATGCTATACAGAGGAGATGTAGTGCCGAAGGATGTAAACGCTGCCATTGCAACTATCAAGACAAAGCGAACCATTCAGTTTGTGGATTGGTGTCCAACTGGTTTCAAGGTTTGTGTGACTGCTATATTGCTATTAAATATTTAATAATTGATCCACTATTGTAAGGCACATAATGGAGATACTGAGTTCGTTTACTAAACTCCCCTTTACTTGTTACAGGTGGGGATAAACTACCAGCCTCCTACTGTGGTACCTGGTGGTGATCTTGCAAAGGTACAGCGTGCTGTTTGTATGTTGTCAAATACGACTGCAATTGCAGAGGCCTGGGCTCGCCTTGACCACAAGTTTGATTTGATGTATGCCAAGAGAGCTTTCGTGCACTGGTACGTCGGTGAGGGTATGGAGGAAGGAGAGTTCTCAGAAGCTCGTGAAGATCTGGCTGCCCTTGAAAAGGACTACGAAGAAGTCGGTATGGACTCTATTGAAGGAGAAGGCGAAGGAGGAGAAGAGTACTAAGatccacaaatgaaaaaaatgacatatttaaaattttgattGTGACGTCATTAAAGTTGTAAGTgttgttcttattttttttaaaaattggaaggTGCTTGTCCATCCACtttttatgtaataaaattttttttgtcttttaagTTGTGTGATACTTACTTAAGAACTCCTAAACGAATAAGAGGAATTTTAATCAACAAATTGACTAGTCATCATTAGGGAGAAGCATAAAAATGTGCATTAATGGTATGCTTGATAGCAAAACATCGCTTCTTTTGCTGTGGGTTCTCCGTCAAAATATAATTTTACTGACGGGTCAGTTTATTGAGTTTGATTACAAGTAACCATTTCCGTGACTTCATCTTATTTCCTGAAAACTCATTACCTACAGTTTACAAAACATTCGTccttgttgttgctgtaaatgtgACATAGAGCTAGTCTTTTCATCCCTGTACTAGTaagtatttttttctgaatttacttTAGATGAAAATATTCATTTAGACTGGATAATAATCTTATGCTCCAGGTTGTGTAACAGTAGTTTTGGATTAAAGAGACTGATACATGAGAATTAAACTCGACTGTGTTAGCTAATTTCTATCTGAGAATAGGACATGTGGAATAGATGAGTCAACTGTCCATCTT
This region includes:
- the LOC126418109 gene encoding tubulin alpha-1 chain-like, giving the protein MPRRIKARECISIHVGQAGTQIGNACWELYCLEHGIQPDGQMPSDKTIGGGDDSFNTFFSETGAGKHVPRAVFVDLEPTVVDEVRTGTYRQLFHPEQLITGKEDAANNYARGHYTIGKEIVDLVLDRIRKLADQCTGLQGFLIFHCFGGGTGSGFTSLLMERLSVDYGKKSKLEFAIYPAPQVSTAVVEPYNSILTTHTTLEHSDCAFMSDNEAIYDICRRNLDIERPTYTNLNRLIGQIVSSITASLRFDGALNVDLTEFQTNLVPYPRIHFPLVTYAPVISAEKAYHEQLSVAEITNACFEPANQMVKCDPRHGKYMACCMLYRGDVVPKDVNAAIATIKTKRTIQFVDWCPTGFKVGINYQPPTVVPGGDLAKVQRAVCMLSNTTAIAEAWARLDHKFDLMYAKRAFVHWYVGEGMEEGEFSEAREDLAALEKDYEEVGMDSIEGEGEGGEEY